TTTTTCCTCACAGAAGTTACTGTGGAAAGTTTATTTACCAAAGTAATTACCTTCACCTTCATTGACTATATTCCTCCAGTTCACTTCATCATGTCCTTCCTAGACTTTTAGGTCCCAAATATGAGGAATTTAATGAGTATGACGAAATGGGTTGTTTGAGTGCCTGCCAATAATTTTATCTCAtatgaatgtttcttttgcGGTTCTAAAATTCATAAACATCTCTTTAGTTTATTCAACATAGACTGGGAACCTGTCCAGTAATTTAAAGGAATGAGTACATGTTTAAATCTTTGACTGTAAAATCAACTCCAGtcacaaaaatattgttttatctgTCTCCGGTTTAAGAaaccttctttaaaaaaaaaaaaaaaaaaaaagtctgttattTGTGGTGTAACATCCAATGATGATTGACTTATCAGTCCCTGTGACGTCTTCTCTCTCAGACGGTCTCTTGGTGAGTTGGAACTCTGAGTCAGTATGAattgcaataaatgttttttctgctaCTTTTCTACTTTCATTTGAATTTCATGGGAAAATTCTATCTCTAAATACCTTCACCGTCATACCCAAATCAGTTCCAAATGTATAGTAGAAAGtcactaaaacaacaaaacccccTTTGTTAAAAGCAACAGCCTTCTGGTCTGGTTAACCAAAGTAACAGCCGTTTGTGCCAAGATTTCCCCACCAGCCACACCTTGAGACAGGACTGTGGGAACTGCATGAGCAAAAGAGTCCAGTAAGATTTGTGAGTGAGACAACAAACCAATTTAGAAACACCATTTAGTAGCAGTTCTGGTGTTGAAATTTGTCGAGTAAAGTTGTTAAGAGAATTCCACCAcgtttcttctttcttctctcaAATTGACATAAAGATTAAAATCCAAATTTGGCAGCAGCACTCGTTTCAATAGGCTCTTGGGAGCTGGATAAACTCTTAGTTTAGATAAGAATCTtttgaattttctgtttataaaacCTACCCTGTTTGGATGTTGTGTTTACAGTAGAAATGTTGtagtcagatttgttttttgaggGAGGTGGAGGAAAGACATGAAGCAAATGTCCCGAGGTCAGGAATTAAACAGGCTATATTAAGGACCGTGGCCTTTTTGTATGAGGCATCCGCTCTGTCTGTACTCACAATGCCccttatttctttttgcttgaTAAAATTATTAGTGCTTAGATCTTCTTGTGATCAATGATaagattaatttttaattatgttgatTACCAGTACCCTTTGATTCGTTATTAtcttttactgaaatgtttattttagtgttCTAGCTATTATTAACCCTGAAACATGTGAAGGACtcttgctgctttttttctttttgtttgtgataGAAATTGCTAAATGTACAGAAATTAGAACACATTCTTCTGATCTCTTATTTATTCTGCTGATCAGGATTCCTTCCGACTTGAAAGCCACAGTTTACTGCAGCGCTATAGGCCTTGGTGGTGTTGAAGAATGGGACTTTGCCTGGAAGATGTTTCAGAATGCGTCTCTGGCATCGGAAGCTTCCAGACTCAGGTCGGCTATGGCCTGCACCAAAACACCGTGGCTCTTGAACAGGTGGGTGCTGCTTTTGCATCCTGTGCTATCCCAGCAGAAATATCATGTCTAGCTGCTTATTAAAGACGCTAAACTGTATAATCACAAAGTTAAACTCCATTTCACTTATTccctccttgttttttttcaccattaatCTTATGTTGCCAAAGGCTATGGTCTCTCAGTTGCTTCTGTGGAGTAGGTGGAGGGGTAAAGGAAGTTTTTCAGGGCCCACTTAGAAAAGAATAATTAGGAGCTGATTTTGCAAATACCCTTTCAGTTAGAAATATTCCCACATGTAACTTAATAGGGTCTTTAAGAATTTgatgaatcaaatcaaataaataaaataaaaatccaatacTTTGGAATTCTCAAAGTCTCTGGTAAAGGGTTAGAgctttaattgttgttgttctttcttCCTGCTTGAAGTAACTAATATTGCATCTTAATTTGATGACTCTGTTTTGAGGCAGGTATCTGGAATATACCCTCGATCCGAATAAGATACGCAAGCAAGATGCCACCTCCACCATCCAGTTCATCGCGAATAATGTTATAGGAATGCCGCTGGCTTGGAACTTTGTCAGAGAAAAATGGAGTTACATCTTCCACCAGTAAGAGGACGCttcaatataaacaaataacacATTACAACACCACAGTCCAAAGGTTTTTGGGAagatttcatgtgttttataaatacaaagtagtgcataaatGTGAAGATGAAGAAAAGGGATACATGGTTTTAAATTCAACCCACTCgaaataaaattagtttagaTCAAAGTTTTTACTCATGTTGGATAGCCAAGTCCAGTGCTGAGTCCAGTTAAGAATTTGAGATCAAACATCTTTCCCTCCTGTCAGagtgagcttgagctattttggccaaaaaagaacaaactacCGGAAGTATTTCAGGCAAATATGGACCCCCAAAAGCTAGCAGCAAAATAATGCTGAAGCTttctgagacaaaaaaacagaatgtctctttaaaatcaCACACTGTGAGTTTTAACTGACTCATGTGgccaagaaaaacaagttttctgCAGATATAATCATACCTTCTTTCAACGGTGATTCACAATCACATCTTAATATACTGGAATCCTATTTCAAGTGCACATTATTTTGGAGCTGGTTTTGGGATATTACACAAGTCACACATCACTTAGTTCATCTTTTTGTGTGCAGTTTTAGCCCTTTGATTCAATGCTGTCTTTTGTTAAAGGTACGGAAGAGGATCTTTTTCCTTCTCTAATCTCATCAATGGAATCACAGTGAGGTTTTCCACAGAGTTTGAGTTGCAGGAGGTATGCAGCCCACACGGCCATTAGCACACTAAACTACAGACTGGATTTTCCTGAGGcaatttaaaggaaaagaaatgcaataTATGCAAAGGTTCAGCTGTCTGTTaagttctttttctctctcccagCTGAAGAAATTCAAAGAAGAGAACCTCCATGTTGGTTTTGGCTCAGCTACCATGGCACTTGAGCAAGCCATCGAAAAGACGACAACCAACATAAAATGggtgacagaaaataaagctgaagTGCTCAATTGGTTTACTGAGCagactgtgaaataaaatttcagacGACATGcagcttttctattttctggGATTTATaattgagaaaaacaataatgtaaaggaaaaatacagcaaaatctGCACAAAGACTTTCACAGTTGTGATACATTAATAGCATCAGCTGGAAGAAGCAGAGACAGTctgaaattttttattataaccTCACACTATATTTTAAAGATGATGTATGTAAAATGTGATATACACTATATTCAATAAATATGACACGCTGATCTGGTATGAGGCAGCAGCTGAGATCAATCACTATGACTCTATGTGGTTTAACGCAGATGCTGATAAGAAGTTTTATGCAAACTTCACACTGTGaatcaaatttgttttcttaaaatatcacaaataaataaattaatataaaaaaattcttgctttctgtgtttgagtaatgatctaaaacatttcacaagtaGATTCTGTTGtaaactttaataataaagacaatggcataaaaaaaattaccccGTTATGCCACTTCCTACATTGACACATCCCTTTACACCACTTCCTATCTTGGCACATGCTGTTATGTGCCAAGACAGGAATATCTTGGCACATAACAGGGAGGGGAGGAGAGGGATTTCTCCATATTTGGCAAAAGGACTGACTGTCATACCACATAGGAGGTGGGGTTTTGGGGGCAGGATTAGGATCATGGTATCTGTCAAGTCTTGATTTATTTGTGTATCATCTATCaaatttgaatttgacaaaatgatgccctgtaagttttttttcatgtctgaaatgacattttcatCATCCCCACCAAATTCTACATTCTTCCCTCACAAAGGCAGATCATTAGCCTATATCACTGTAAGTACAGGCTCAAGGTGAAGTGCTAAAAGCTTTgcctttattttgtaatattgttATGAATCATATGTCCTTGTTGTTGCAGCTCAGATAATCATGGCCAGGTGTCCCtgaacaagataaaaacaggagtcttttttttaagtggtaTACAGCTGTGACAGACAATCTAATCAACAAGAGGGTTCCTTTAGTATTTTGACACGCCTGGCTTACTTTTCTCATCTGAATGATCTTTATAAGGTCAGATTTTTCTCAGATTActcttttgagaaaattaactTCTGTGGCAGTGTGGTATTTCATTACGAAACAGAAATATAAGCTAAATAGTTGGTTAGAGATCACAATCATTTGAAGTTGAGGTATTTCTAATCTCTGTTCctttgcagaaatacacaaacCTATACCATTCTGGAAATAGCTTAGCATCTGTTCTGGTTTAAAACAAGTGATGGATGGCCTACTGAGGAAACCTcccttgtttctgtttgactgAAATGCTTGGTGTAGTACAGTTCAAGGTGATGACACAGGCTGATAACAAACGTTGCTCAACGGTCATAATAATGAGAAACTCAAGcaagagtcttttttttaattgaagtaATAAGCTAATGAGGTGTAGAGAGACattctgacttttaaaagtttaataaactattaaagagGAGGATAATAAGTCACTGAAAACAGTTACTACAGTCATAACTGTGTTGAAGTTATTATTGTTGGGGTTCAGCTATGTTGAATCTTCTCCagtaaaaattacaaacaccTGACAGGATATGGGAGTGAGACTGGAGACACAAGTTCATTAATCCAGCATCATTGTATTCTCTCCTCATTGTTTCAGTTTGACATAAATCATCAGAAGAAGACAAGTGAAAAAAGTGTAAACTTGTGTTTAAACTTGAATGAAAACCTTCCTGCATGAGGTGTTGAGGTTTTCTGTTACTGTACTCTCTGGAATTcattaatgtacattttttatcaatgaaaagcttttaaagCCTTCACAGTGGATATGATGTCAGAGAAATAGTTGTGACTCCTTTCTGCTTAAATCCATAAAGACTACATCATTCTGTATGATGTTCAGAAAGTGTTTGCCATCGACGCCCTGGCCTCTTCTCACCCGTTGTCCCGCAATGAAGAGGAGGTTAACACGCCTGCCGAGATCAGTGAGATGTTCAACACCATCTCTTACAACAAGGTCTGATTCTTTAGGAAGTGACATTTACATACTTGCTTAGAAGAATGACTAACAAGTTTGATAAAGTTGTGATAATCACAGTCAaggatttatgtttctgtccCTTGTTGATGTTGGCCCATAGTGTGTTTTGCCATTGTTCTGAATCAACAGTGTTTTCTTCACTGTTGATGAAAACACATTATCAACAGCGATGATGTGTTTCATATGAAGTTCAAACTTCTTGAATTCTTGTGGtttacatgtttgttcttttcaggGTGCAGCGGTGCTTAGGATGCTGTCAGAGTTTCTCAGCGAGCCTGTGTTTACCAAAGGACTCAGTGTGGGTAAAAGCAACaccaagaaaaattatttccatcttttttgtAGTTAAATTTCCTGTTCatttcaacttaaaaataaaaatgttccttttatctatttttttataaagtagcAACAACATTTGGAAGTGTGTACACGCTTTTACTAATTCTTTCCAGAAACacctttttgattttatgttaacATCCAGTCATTTTAGGTTGATCTTCCATAATTTCCACTGAATTTAGTGAACCTGGGATAGTTGGCCTAGATCTTTAAAAGGCTCTGATCCCACTATTTCACTGGTACTGTTacttgtgagtttttttttttttttttggcatagtGATGATTTGCAGTTATTTAGTTGGTAGGTTTGACAAAAAATGAAGGCTGAgcaagatttttctttcatattgtCATGGATATGTTGGTcataatgatttattaaatgCTTTACATGTGATTTGtcctattttgttttccttttagtcTTACCTCAATGAATTTGCCTATAACAACACAGTACATACAGATCTGTGGGGTCATCTCCAACAGGTTTGTCAAAGTTGAAAGCTGACAGATGTGCTGTGCCTAATTTCATTTGgtttatctggaaaaatatgtaaaactatTCTTCTCCCCCACCCGCTTTTTTCTCCAGGCAGTAGCTGACACACCAGACTTGCATGTTCCCTGCACTGTACATGACATTATGAACCGCTGGACTCTCCAAATGGGCTTCCCAGTGGTCACTATTAACACCACAACAGGAGGGGTCAGCCAGAAACACTTTCTGTTAGATCCAGATTCGAAAGTGGACAGGTCGTCCCAGTTCAAGTACAAATGAGTTTTCCTTTACTCTTCTTCAATTTTATAATGAATAATAACTGAAGATAGCCCAcaaaattaatagtttaaaacaacCTAAACTGTTAACTTAGGTTAGTATGACTTACAGCTACAGTAGAATTAAAGTTAGtagaacatttaaaagttacacaagaccaataaaaagaagacattttttttattacagaaaacttGGCCTGTTAACAAGTTGTCCATTAAATTTGCCGGACTTTGTAAATTGCACTTAATATTGGGTTAGGGCTCCTTTTACTTGTATCAATGCCATGTGGCATGGGGGCAATCAGCTTGTTGCTTTACTGAGATATAAAGGAAACTTAGATTGTGTAAATACCAACCTTCAATATATTTGCATAGTTTGGTTTGGTGTACCTCATCTTCTCTAACAACAACCCACCAATTCTCTCTGAGGTCTTTTGATGAGACAGAATTGCTGACCATTCAAGCACAGTGATGGAACTTAAGAACATTGAGCTTCAGAGCTTTTTATCTGACAATATCTGGTTCAGAAATAGCTTACAATTTATACATCTTGTCATCAAATGACTCATATTTGTGTGGAAGTTCTCCCCCCCTCTATTTCTTCACTATCACCTCAAGCTTGTAATCATGGCTATTGCTTACGCATCTTTACGCAACATGGCCACAACTTCCCATTTCTGCTCAAAATACCTTTTTGAAACTGGTTGCATGCTATGTTAACATTTTCCAAGAAACTacttttgaggtttttgttttcacattgtCATGGGATTTAAACCATGACAATAAAATAGACTtcctttataatttttttaattcaacaattgAGTTTGTGCTAATGCTGGAGTCATGACATTTTCCAGAAGTTAATGATTTGGATCAGGTTCAAAAACCGCCACTTTCTGAATATGAAAGTTGTACTTCATTAGTCCCAATGGATAATTTATTTGTAGCTTTTCAGTCCTGCGATTACCATTTGGTTGTGGGCTGaaattgtaacttttaaaacttttttcttgaaattacATATTCGGTAGCAGAGCTAATGTGAGCGATCTAAATCCAGCCACTATGCTATATTTTAcactattaaacaaaaatgactttCTAGCACAGCACAAAATAGTAAAT
This genomic interval from Gambusia affinis linkage group LG02, SWU_Gaff_1.0, whole genome shotgun sequence contains the following:
- the LOC122822847 gene encoding aminopeptidase N-like; the protein is MFNTISYNKGAAVLRMLSEFLSEPVFTKGLSSYLNEFAYNNTVHTDLWGHLQQAVADTPDLHVPCTVHDIMNRWTLQMGFPVVTINTTTGGVSQKHFLLDPDSKVDRSSQFKYK